One genomic region from Entelurus aequoreus isolate RoL-2023_Sb linkage group LG14, RoL_Eaeq_v1.1, whole genome shotgun sequence encodes:
- the LOC133665436 gene encoding uncharacterized protein LOC133665436 isoform X2 has product MDAAETAASCTAAGADNATYSGPDSDEPDENDADWRLIDHHVTLSSDSENESDSDCFEDHLSLLATEYHVKHNALDSLLKLLKKVFQMAPSFVVVEFLGERSVAAVPTIWTEDHGKNSFCYWPRPNPTHSRIRKAEIPDKEVWDRLPIRVFRKTLTEDFDKALQYEKQAEMFSSPEEVSTKRSHITPERYRNDEGDVFDADDEEEIRPKKKCRKEKPQILVQAPPLPELPQFNFPISSEYQTTSASTSQYQSTPRHPGRPHSPARSSTSRLSPDRNNASSSSKYKTTPASTSQYQTAPRSIFQLNMKVQNILENQGEIMRMLRGLAAQSVGPESVDVQDLIEKPFETLEQLKAFCERLDTDILLRKQLVKALTALGGQNLADTVRTMLRKIATNKVLEQLGLRGKSGKVAFEDLPLYRIINKACRGVYKQTTTAEVDCELGEVLKLATFRKGGSKFEEKRRN; this is encoded by the exons ATGGATGCTGCGGAGACTGCTGCTTCCTGCACTGCCGCGGGTGCTGACAATGCCACCTACAGTGGCCCTGATAGTGATGAGCCTGATGAAAATGATGCTGATTGGAGACTAATCGACCATCATGTCACCTTGTCATCTGATTCAGAAAATGAGAGTGATAGTGACTGCTTTGAAGATCATTTGAGTTTGTTGGCAACCGAATATCATGTCAAACATAATGCATTGGACAGCCTTTTGAAGCTACTCAAGAAAGTTTTTCAGATGGCTCCTTCTTTTGTGGTCGTTGAGTTCCTTGGTGAACGTTCAGTCGCTGCTGTCCCAACCATATGGACAGAAGATCATGGAAAG AATAGCTTCTGCTATTGGCCAAGGCCAAATCCTACCCACTCCAGAATCCGGAAAGCTGAGATTCCTGACAAAGAAGTCTGGGATAGGCTGCCAATTCGGGTTTTCAGGAAAACATTGACTG AAGACTTTGACAAGGCCCTTCAATACGAAAAACAAGCTGAAATGTTTTCGAGCCCAGAAGAAGTGTCAACCAAACGGAGCCACATCACCCCTGAACGTTATAGAAACGATGAGGGAGATGTGTTTGATGCTGACG ACGAAGAGGAAATTCGGCcaaaaaagaagtgcagaaaagaGAAACCACAGATCCTCGTCCAGGCACCCCCACTGCCAGAGCTCCCACAATTTAACTTTCCAATCTCCAGCGAGTACCAGACCACTTCAGCTAGTACCAGCCAATACCAAAGCACTCCAAGGCATCCAGGCCGACCTCACAGCCCAGCGAGAAGCAGCACTTCCAGGCTCAGTCCAGACAGGAATAATGCATCCAGCTCAAGCAAGTACAAGACCACTCCAGCCAGTACGAGTCAGTACCAGACCGCTCCAAGAAGCA ttttccaGTTGAACATGAAAGTTCAAAATATACTTGAGAACCAGGGAGAAATTATGCGCATGCTGAGAGGGCTGGCAGCACAGTCTGTGGGGCCAGAATCTGTGGATGTTCAAGATCTCATTGAGAAACCTTTCGAGACTCTTGAGCAGCTGAAGGCCTTCTGTGAACGGCTCGACACTGATATTCTGCTCAGAAAGCAGCTG gtgaaagctcttactgctcttggtgggcagaatttggcagacacggtgaggacaatgctgaggaaaattgccacaaacaaagtcctggagcagcttggcctccgtggaaagtcaggaaaagtggcgtttgaggacttgcccctttacagaataataaata aggcatgcaggggtgtttacaagcagacgaccacagctgaagtggattgtgagcttggagaggtcctaaaactggccacttttcgaaagggaggttcaaaatttgag gagaagaggaggaattaa
- the LOC133665436 gene encoding uncharacterized protein LOC133665436 isoform X3, with product MDAAETAASCTAAGADNATYSGPDSDEPDENDADWRLIDHHVTLSSDSENESDSDCFEDHLSLLATEYHVKHNALDSLLKLLKKVFQMAPSFVVVEFLGERSVAAVPTIWTEDHGKNSFCYWPRPNPTHSRIRKAEIPDKEVWDRLPIRVFRKTLTEDFDKALQYEKQAEMFSSPEEVSTKRSHITPERYRNDEGDVFDADDEEEIRPKKKCRKEKPQILVQAPPLPELPQFNFPISSEYQTTSASTSQYQSTPRHPGRPHSPARSSTSRLSPDRNNASSSSKYKTTPASTIFQLNMKVQNILENQGEIMRMLRGLAAQSVGPESVDVQDLIEKPFETLEQLKAFCERLDTDILLRKQLVKALTALGGQNLADTVRTMLRKIATNKVLEQLGLRGKSGKVAFEDLPLYRIINKACRGVYKQTTTAEVDCELGEVLKLATFRKGGSKFEEKRRN from the exons ATGGATGCTGCGGAGACTGCTGCTTCCTGCACTGCCGCGGGTGCTGACAATGCCACCTACAGTGGCCCTGATAGTGATGAGCCTGATGAAAATGATGCTGATTGGAGACTAATCGACCATCATGTCACCTTGTCATCTGATTCAGAAAATGAGAGTGATAGTGACTGCTTTGAAGATCATTTGAGTTTGTTGGCAACCGAATATCATGTCAAACATAATGCATTGGACAGCCTTTTGAAGCTACTCAAGAAAGTTTTTCAGATGGCTCCTTCTTTTGTGGTCGTTGAGTTCCTTGGTGAACGTTCAGTCGCTGCTGTCCCAACCATATGGACAGAAGATCATGGAAAG AATAGCTTCTGCTATTGGCCAAGGCCAAATCCTACCCACTCCAGAATCCGGAAAGCTGAGATTCCTGACAAAGAAGTCTGGGATAGGCTGCCAATTCGGGTTTTCAGGAAAACATTGACTG AAGACTTTGACAAGGCCCTTCAATACGAAAAACAAGCTGAAATGTTTTCGAGCCCAGAAGAAGTGTCAACCAAACGGAGCCACATCACCCCTGAACGTTATAGAAACGATGAGGGAGATGTGTTTGATGCTGACG ACGAAGAGGAAATTCGGCcaaaaaagaagtgcagaaaagaGAAACCACAGATCCTCGTCCAGGCACCCCCACTGCCAGAGCTCCCACAATTTAACTTTCCAATCTCCAGCGAGTACCAGACCACTTCAGCTAGTACCAGCCAATACCAAAGCACTCCAAGGCATCCAGGCCGACCTCACAGCCCAGCGAGAAGCAGCACTTCCAGGCTCAGTCCAGACAGGAATAATGCATCCAGCTCAAGCAAGTACAAGACCACTCCAGCCAGTACGA ttttccaGTTGAACATGAAAGTTCAAAATATACTTGAGAACCAGGGAGAAATTATGCGCATGCTGAGAGGGCTGGCAGCACAGTCTGTGGGGCCAGAATCTGTGGATGTTCAAGATCTCATTGAGAAACCTTTCGAGACTCTTGAGCAGCTGAAGGCCTTCTGTGAACGGCTCGACACTGATATTCTGCTCAGAAAGCAGCTG gtgaaagctcttactgctcttggtgggcagaatttggcagacacggtgaggacaatgctgaggaaaattgccacaaacaaagtcctggagcagcttggcctccgtggaaagtcaggaaaagtggcgtttgaggacttgcccctttacagaataataaata aggcatgcaggggtgtttacaagcagacgaccacagctgaagtggattgtgagcttggagaggtcctaaaactggccacttttcgaaagggaggttcaaaatttgag gagaagaggaggaattaa
- the LOC133665436 gene encoding uncharacterized protein LOC133665436 isoform X4, which translates to MDAAETAASCTAAGADNATYSGPDSDEPDENDADWRLIDHHVTLSSDSENESDSDCFEDHLSLLATEYHVKHNALDSLLKLLKKVFQMAPSFVVVEFLGERSVAAVPTIWTEDHGKNSFCYWPRPNPTHSRIRKAEIPDKEVWDRLPIRVFRKTLTEDFDKALQYEKQAEMFSSPEEVSTKRSHITPERYRNDEGDVFDADDEEEIRPKKKCRKEKPQILVQAPPLPELPQFNFPISSEYQTTSASTSQYQSTPRHPGRPHSPARSSTSRLSPDRNNASSSIFQLNMKVQNILENQGEIMRMLRGLAAQSVGPESVDVQDLIEKPFETLEQLKAFCERLDTDILLRKQLVKALTALGGQNLADTVRTMLRKIATNKVLEQLGLRGKSGKVAFEDLPLYRIINKACRGVYKQTTTAEVDCELGEVLKLATFRKGGSKFEEKRRN; encoded by the exons ATGGATGCTGCGGAGACTGCTGCTTCCTGCACTGCCGCGGGTGCTGACAATGCCACCTACAGTGGCCCTGATAGTGATGAGCCTGATGAAAATGATGCTGATTGGAGACTAATCGACCATCATGTCACCTTGTCATCTGATTCAGAAAATGAGAGTGATAGTGACTGCTTTGAAGATCATTTGAGTTTGTTGGCAACCGAATATCATGTCAAACATAATGCATTGGACAGCCTTTTGAAGCTACTCAAGAAAGTTTTTCAGATGGCTCCTTCTTTTGTGGTCGTTGAGTTCCTTGGTGAACGTTCAGTCGCTGCTGTCCCAACCATATGGACAGAAGATCATGGAAAG AATAGCTTCTGCTATTGGCCAAGGCCAAATCCTACCCACTCCAGAATCCGGAAAGCTGAGATTCCTGACAAAGAAGTCTGGGATAGGCTGCCAATTCGGGTTTTCAGGAAAACATTGACTG AAGACTTTGACAAGGCCCTTCAATACGAAAAACAAGCTGAAATGTTTTCGAGCCCAGAAGAAGTGTCAACCAAACGGAGCCACATCACCCCTGAACGTTATAGAAACGATGAGGGAGATGTGTTTGATGCTGACG ACGAAGAGGAAATTCGGCcaaaaaagaagtgcagaaaagaGAAACCACAGATCCTCGTCCAGGCACCCCCACTGCCAGAGCTCCCACAATTTAACTTTCCAATCTCCAGCGAGTACCAGACCACTTCAGCTAGTACCAGCCAATACCAAAGCACTCCAAGGCATCCAGGCCGACCTCACAGCCCAGCGAGAAGCAGCACTTCCAGGCTCAGTCCAGACAGGAATAATGCATCCAGCTCAA ttttccaGTTGAACATGAAAGTTCAAAATATACTTGAGAACCAGGGAGAAATTATGCGCATGCTGAGAGGGCTGGCAGCACAGTCTGTGGGGCCAGAATCTGTGGATGTTCAAGATCTCATTGAGAAACCTTTCGAGACTCTTGAGCAGCTGAAGGCCTTCTGTGAACGGCTCGACACTGATATTCTGCTCAGAAAGCAGCTG gtgaaagctcttactgctcttggtgggcagaatttggcagacacggtgaggacaatgctgaggaaaattgccacaaacaaagtcctggagcagcttggcctccgtggaaagtcaggaaaagtggcgtttgaggacttgcccctttacagaataataaata aggcatgcaggggtgtttacaagcagacgaccacagctgaagtggattgtgagcttggagaggtcctaaaactggccacttttcgaaagggaggttcaaaatttgag gagaagaggaggaattaa
- the LOC133665436 gene encoding uncharacterized protein LOC133665436 isoform X1 produces the protein MDAAETAASCTAAGADNATYSGPDSDEPDENDADWRLIDHHVTLSSDSENESDSDCFEDHLSLLATEYHVKHNALDSLLKLLKKVFQMAPSFVVVEFLGERSVAAVPTIWTEDHGKNSFCYWPRPNPTHSRIRKAEIPDKEVWDRLPIRVFRKTLTEDFDKALQYEKQAEMFSSPEEVSTKRSHITPERYRNDEGDVFDADDEEEIRPKKKCRKEKPQILVQAPPLPELPQFNFPISSEYQTTSASTSQYQSTPRHPGRPHSPARSSTSRLSPDRNNASSSSKYKTTPASTSQYQTAPRSSRNALDSELFQLNMKVQNILENQGEIMRMLRGLAAQSVGPESVDVQDLIEKPFETLEQLKAFCERLDTDILLRKQLVKALTALGGQNLADTVRTMLRKIATNKVLEQLGLRGKSGKVAFEDLPLYRIINKACRGVYKQTTTAEVDCELGEVLKLATFRKGGSKFEEKRRN, from the exons ATGGATGCTGCGGAGACTGCTGCTTCCTGCACTGCCGCGGGTGCTGACAATGCCACCTACAGTGGCCCTGATAGTGATGAGCCTGATGAAAATGATGCTGATTGGAGACTAATCGACCATCATGTCACCTTGTCATCTGATTCAGAAAATGAGAGTGATAGTGACTGCTTTGAAGATCATTTGAGTTTGTTGGCAACCGAATATCATGTCAAACATAATGCATTGGACAGCCTTTTGAAGCTACTCAAGAAAGTTTTTCAGATGGCTCCTTCTTTTGTGGTCGTTGAGTTCCTTGGTGAACGTTCAGTCGCTGCTGTCCCAACCATATGGACAGAAGATCATGGAAAG AATAGCTTCTGCTATTGGCCAAGGCCAAATCCTACCCACTCCAGAATCCGGAAAGCTGAGATTCCTGACAAAGAAGTCTGGGATAGGCTGCCAATTCGGGTTTTCAGGAAAACATTGACTG AAGACTTTGACAAGGCCCTTCAATACGAAAAACAAGCTGAAATGTTTTCGAGCCCAGAAGAAGTGTCAACCAAACGGAGCCACATCACCCCTGAACGTTATAGAAACGATGAGGGAGATGTGTTTGATGCTGACG ACGAAGAGGAAATTCGGCcaaaaaagaagtgcagaaaagaGAAACCACAGATCCTCGTCCAGGCACCCCCACTGCCAGAGCTCCCACAATTTAACTTTCCAATCTCCAGCGAGTACCAGACCACTTCAGCTAGTACCAGCCAATACCAAAGCACTCCAAGGCATCCAGGCCGACCTCACAGCCCAGCGAGAAGCAGCACTTCCAGGCTCAGTCCAGACAGGAATAATGCATCCAGCTCAAGCAAGTACAAGACCACTCCAGCCAGTACGAGTCAGTACCAGACCGCTCCAAGAAGCAGTAGGAATGCCCTTGACAGTGAAC ttttccaGTTGAACATGAAAGTTCAAAATATACTTGAGAACCAGGGAGAAATTATGCGCATGCTGAGAGGGCTGGCAGCACAGTCTGTGGGGCCAGAATCTGTGGATGTTCAAGATCTCATTGAGAAACCTTTCGAGACTCTTGAGCAGCTGAAGGCCTTCTGTGAACGGCTCGACACTGATATTCTGCTCAGAAAGCAGCTG gtgaaagctcttactgctcttggtgggcagaatttggcagacacggtgaggacaatgctgaggaaaattgccacaaacaaagtcctggagcagcttggcctccgtggaaagtcaggaaaagtggcgtttgaggacttgcccctttacagaataataaata aggcatgcaggggtgtttacaagcagacgaccacagctgaagtggattgtgagcttggagaggtcctaaaactggccacttttcgaaagggaggttcaaaatttgag gagaagaggaggaattaa
- the ppp2cab gene encoding serine/threonine-protein phosphatase 2A catalytic subunit alpha isoform, whose protein sequence is MEDKVFTKELDQWIEQLNECKQLTEGQVKNLCEKAKEILTKESNVQEVRCPVTVCGDVHGQFHDLMELFKIGGRSPDTNYLFMGDYVDRGYYSVETVSLLVALKVRFRERITILRGNHESRQITQVYGFYDECLRKYGNANVWKFFTDLFDYLPLTALVDSQIFCLHGGLSPSIDTLDHIRALDRLQEVPHEGPMCDLLWSDPDDRGGWGISPRGAGYTFGQDISETFNHANRLTLVSRAHQLVMEGYNWCHERNVVTIFSAPNYCYRCGNQAAIMELDDTLKYSFLQFDPAPRRGEPHVTRRTPDYFL, encoded by the exons ATGGAGGACAAGGTGTTTACGAAGGAACTCGATCAATGGATCGAGCAGCTCAACGAGTGTAAACAGCTGACAGAGGGACAAGTGAAGAATTTGTGTGAAAAG GCCAAGGAGATCCTGACGAAGGAGTCAAACGTCCAGGAGGTTCGATGCCCTGTGACGGTGTGCGGCGACGTGCATGGCCAGTTCCACGACCTGATGGAGCTGTTCAAGATCGGCGGCAGGTCCCCCGACACCAACTATCTGTTCATGGGCGACTACGTCGACCGAGGCTACTACTCTGTGGAAACCGTCTCGCTACTCGTCGCGCTGAAG GTGCGTTTCCGCGAGCGCATCACCATCCTGCGAGGGAACCACGAGAGCAGACAGATCACGCAGGTGTACGGCTTCTACGACGAGTGCCTGAGGAAGTACGGCAACGCCAACGTGTGGAAGTTCTTCACGGACCTGTTCGATTACCTCCCTCTTACCGCCTTGGTGGACTCTCAG ATCTTCTGCCTCCATGGCGGCCTGTCGCCGTCCATCGACACCCTAGACCACATCAGGGCGCTAGATCGCTTACAGGAAGTGCCTCACGAG GGCCCTATGTGCGACCTGCTGTGGTCAGACCCCGACGACCGTGGTGGATGGGGCATCTCCCCCCGAGGGGCCGGCTACACCTTCGGTCAGGACATCTCGGAGACGTTCAATCACGCCAACCGCCTCACGCTGGTGTCGCGTGCCCACCAGCTGGTCATGGAG GGTTACAACTGGTGCCACGAGAGGAACGTGGTGACAATATTCAGCGCTCCCAACTACTGCTATCGCTGCGGCAACCAGGCGGCCATTATGGAGCTGGACGACACCCTGAAATactcttt CTTGCAGTTTGATCCGGCGCCTCGCCGAGGGGAACCCCACGTCACCCGCCGCACCCCAGATTACTTCCTGTAG